In Sphingobacteriales bacterium, the genomic window GAACCGGCCAGATGAGCCGCCAGTCCGGCTCCTGCAATGATAACCTTTATTCCCTTCAGATGTGCGTTAGCCGAAAACTCCATGGCTCTTTGGGGTGTACGATGTGCCGATACAATATCAATCAGATACGGAATATCAAATTCTTCCATGACCCTGGCAGCTTCCTGCATCACTTTTAAATCGGAATCACTGCCCATCAGTATGGCAACTTGTGGATTTCTATCTATCATTTTATCAATAACTTATAATTAAACTGCGAATTGTTTTCCTCATCAATTAATCTCAGAAAATACACTCCTTCAGTCAGTCCCTTCACATCAATCATCTGCTGCTCTATCCTGCCCTGATGTTGTATTTTCCCCTGAATATCATAGATATAAAATCTGTAAATAGCATCCGGTTTTCCTGATATATACACTCTGTTACTTGCCGGATTCGGATAAATCAAAGGCTTTTCTGTTATTTGGGAAGTATGTTTAATATTCCCTATCGGATTTTCTGCAAAGACCGGCCTGATCATGAGTGCTCCGTACAAGGAAGAGGAAGGCTTCCATTGGTTGTTGACATAATAAAACACATTGGGATTGGGAACATTGGGGAAGGTATCTTCATTCAGCCGGTAATAATTCATATCAACCCCGATATTCATGTAAAACTCTGAGTTTTGTTCCCATCCGATATAGACAGAATTTTTGACCGAAAGAGCAGAATCAAACACAAATAAATGAAAATCATTAGGTTCATCAGCTGTAATGACCGGGACTCTTGCCTGATAACTGACCGGAACAGTATTGTAGTCGCCTTTATCCCAGACCAGAATATTAAAAGCAGTATTTCCTACATATTCCTTTGCCCGGTTAAAATAGATATAAACTCCTCTTAACGAGTCATTTGAGGATATAAATGGGGCAATTTTAAAGTAATTTGCCACTTTTGCATATTTTGTTCCTGAAATGCCATAACCCATCTCAGCAGAGCCGTCATCATAAGCGTAATAATTGACAAACTCATTGTAAGTAAAAACTTCATTGTTGGTTATCCTGTTGTCGGTCTGTTTATTTCTCAAAACCGATTTAAGCCTGACGGTATCGGCTGTAACAATGCTGCCAAGATTTAAACTGTCGGGTAAATTAAAAGCCACTGTCAGACTCGTGTCTTTCCGGTAAAATACTTTATCGGTTCCGGTAGCAAGTATCAGGCTGGTGTCGGCCATATCGTAAATATTCAGCCTGCCCATCAGATTCATGGGTTTATTCCAGAAATTATGAACATCGATTTTCATGGTCTGCCGGAGCATACTCTTATTCCCCTTAAAATGCATCCATGGCATCGAGGTATAGTTTTTCAGAATACTGACAGGTCTTTGGGTAATGGCCACATCTTTGTAAAAGGTATCGGCTCTGCTCCTGTTCCTGTTCAGATAAACATAGGTAACATGCCAATGGTCGAGGTTGCCGGAGAGATTTGCATAATTTTTAAACCTGAACTGAAAGGCATCATGATAGAAATTGGCAATGGTGTCTGTAATCTGTGAAGTATCAATTAAATAATGTTTTACCGGAACGATTACCTGACGAAAATCCTTACGGGGACTTCCTTTCACACTCCAAACCCTCACCCATGCATTTGAATCCCAAAGGGTTCCGTTCCAGTATCTGGAAGGTTTGAATTCAAGTACCAGAGAATCATAACTTTCAGGTTCATCGCCCAATCCTTTAGGCTGAAAAAAGAAGCTGAGATAAATGGAATCTGATTCACTGAATGGCGATAAATCAATATAGGTGCTGGTCAGCTTGTCGGCAATGTTGCCTTTTGAATTGGGAGCTACCGGATTGTAAGGGTTTCCGAATTCATTCAGTCCGTCAAATGTAGCCACATGATAAGTCGGTGAACGGTAAGCCAGCGTACTGTTAATAAACACAAACCTGTCGAGCCAGAGGCTATCGTTCGGATAGGGACTACTGCCTGAAAAATCGTCAAAGAAGGCTGTATTGATTAACCTGATGGTATCGGCTGAGCGTTTATTTCTGTACACATCAGGTTTTATTTTCTGCAAAACAACATTTTCGTTCAGCGGAGTTACCAACTCCTGAGAAAAAAGACTTACATGACCAAGCAGTAAAAAGAAGGATATTAACGAAATAACTTTTTTCATCATTAAATTGTTTGAAATTACTTTGGTTCAGGTTGAGGCAGTTTGTCCGGAGGCGAAAGCCAGATATCAACTGCATCTCCCTGAGGAAGCATAACGTCAGAAGGTTCAGGATATTGTTTATACACAACACAGACGGAAGTATCCTTCACAGGCTGGCTGAGAATCACTGCTCCTACATTCAACCCGATTCCGGAAAGGGCAAACACTGCTTCATCATAGGTCAGACCTCTCACGTCAATAACAGCTACTTTTTCGGAAGACAATCCATCTCCGAGTACCAGGTCAATTTTCGAACCTTTGCTGACATAATCTCCGGGATTTAAAATACGGCCATCTTTTTTTACCTTTAATACAAGGTTTTTCCCAATATCAGGCACATATTCAAGTTCGCCAAGCTTCAGTCCGTAACTCTGAAGAATACTGACTGCCTGCCGGAGTGTTACATCAATAATATCAGGGAGTTTTACCCGTGGAGGAGTATCGGAACATATTGTCAGGTATATTTTACGCTTTCTTTTAACTTTGCTGAAGGGTTTTGGGTTTTGTTCCACAACCGTAAAATAACGTGCATCCGGAACATACACTGAATCAATAACTTCATAGCGAAGGTTCTTTTCCTTGCATATTTTTTCAACCTCTTCAATGGTTGACCCCTTGAAATCAGGTACGCTAAGCGATTCACCATGATGGGTGTAAACCTTCAGAAACTTCAGCCCGGCAAATATCAAAACCGAAAAGACTATGATAAAAACCAACAGGTTCCGGAGAAAAATTTTGCTTTTGAGAAAGTCAATAATGAGCATTTATCGTATTTTTGCTGAAATTTATAAGCTGTTATCCGGACGCAAAATTAACAAAACCTAATCATTGGAATTAAGAATTATTTTAACTAATTATTGACTAATATGAAGATTGATAATCCAAGCCTTGAATTTCTGCATAACGAGCATACCCGATGGCTCGAAGAGATAAAATTCTGGAATAACGAAATCAGGTTTCTGAAAAAAATACTCTCAAATATTATCCAGAAAAACAAGGAAGAAAGCCTGAATACCAAAGCTACCAAATATTTAAACCACCTTGAACACAATTCACGTTTTCTCAGGGGAATTACCGAAACCATCCATGCACATGAATCATTCCTGAAACACACCTCAGAACTTAACCTGCCTCCGGTTGAGCCTGATGAGGATGATGAATCTTTCATCGCCTCTGAGGAAGATTTTGAGATCATGACCGATCATGACAAAACCCGTCAGCATCTGGCTGATTTCAGAAAAAGATATCAGAGGTTAAAAAACAAGATTTATTCTCTTCACGAAAAATTCAACAAAAACAGCTGATTAACCTTTCATCAGAATAATTCTCTTTCATCATACTCTCCGGCCGGGCAATTTTTAAGTATAGGAGATTTCATCTAAATTTGAATAAAATTTAAACCATGCCGAAAAAAGTAAATACCCTGAAAAAGGTTCCGTCTGGAAAAGCTGTGGCTGAAAAAAAAGCGGAAACAAAAACTTTATCTGCTTACATAGAAAACGCATCCATTTCATGGATCATTGCCGGTTTATATTTTTTTATTATGTTGATAATCAGTTTCTCACAACATAAAATCGGTGATTATGGCATTGAAACTGATTTTTTCTGGTCGTATGTGCCGCAAGCCGATAAATTCCTGCATGGCAGCATTGAAATTGATAAATACAGAGGGCCTTTATACCCTATCGTTCTGGGCATTTTCAAGCTTTTTACCGGAAATTATTTTTCGGCAGGCATGCTGCTGGCTATACTCTCCGCTTCTCTTGTCCTCTTTTTTGTCCATCGTCTTTTGTATAATCTTTTCAATCCTCTTGTAGCACTGATTACCACCTGCCTCGTGGCTGTCAACACTACTTTTAACCTCTATACTTACAGTGCCGGCACTGATATGTTTTTCAACTGTCTTGTTTCTGCCGGTATTTTCTTCCTGCTTGCACATAAAGAATTCAAAATCAGCCACCTGATATTTGCTTCCCTTTTTGCCGGCCTGGCCTACCTGACCCGATACAATGGCATATTCCTCTTTCTGACCATTCTTGCCGGACTTCTGCTGATTAATATTTACCGCCTCGACCGGGGGAAAAGGCTTATCAACTCACTGATTTTCATTGTTATCTTCATTGCTGTCATTGCACCATGGGGTATTTATACACATCAGAAAAAAGGAAAAGCTTTCTGGAACCAGAACTACCAGAATGTAGCTTATGAATACCTTGCAAAAGACAAGATGGGTTGGGATGAATTCTGGTATAAGGGAAACCGTGAAAAATACACTTCTCTTACCCAGGTCATCTTTAAAGAGCCGAAAGCCTTTTTCAGCAAAGCGTTCAGCAATGCCTTCGAACATCTCAGCCGCGACTTGTCGAGCCTGATTGGCTGGCATATTTCCATCTTTTCACTTTTCGGGCTGCTGCTGTTGTTTACCAAACCTCCCGATAAACGCCAGTGGACTTATTATCTGGCCAATTTGCTCTTTTTCGGAGTATTGATTCTCGTCTTTTACAGCGAAAGGTTTTCTTTGTTTTTAATCCCGTTTTATACAGTTTTCGGAGTTAATGCCATTTTTACCGAAAATAAATACCTGAAAAAAGCCATCACCGGATCTGCTGTTCTGACTTATGGAATCGCTTTGCTGCTGATTATCTGGACTTTCACCAAAAGCTACCAGTACAACAGTGAAAATATCAATTCGGGAGACAAAAACCTTTTAAAACTCAGGGATGAATTCAGAAAAACAGAAAAAGTGGAAGGACAGGGAAAAAAGATCATGGCCCGTAAAGCACACATTGCTTATTACCTTGGCCTCGAAATGACCTGGGTGGACATGGTTCCCGACTATTACCAGCAGGTTGCAAAAATATGGAAAGCAGGCGTTGACTATGTATCTTACGGAATATGGGAAATGGGTAGAGGACTTAATTTCCTGAACGATCCTTCAAAACTTCCACCCGATTTCAAGCTGCTTGCCTATGTTTCTTCTGTCAACAAAGTCGTCATGCAGAAAAATGAAGATAAAAAAACATACAACATCAAGGTAGAAAAGCAGCCTCAGCCGGCCTTGCTTTACAAAGTGGTCATGGATGAACCGCGTAAGACCATCAAAAAAGCAGGAGAATGGCTTTCGGGACAGATAAAAAATCCACAGGACAGTATTAAAATTCTTTGTGCTTCCCCATACCTCCCCGCCTATTGCGGAGGAAAGTTTGAACAATTGCCCGATGCAGATATACAATACGTTTTGGATTATGCAAAAGCTAAAAATGCTGATTATATCTACCTCGGAGAAATCGAAGCTGCTGTCAGTCCCACTGCTTACCAGTCTTTCATGAGCAGGGAAAATGCCGGAAATATTGTAAAAGTGCTCGATCTTTCAAAGGAAAATTCGCCTGCTGTCTTGCTAAAAGTTAAATAAATGCAGCTTTTTCAGGCTGAAAAAACTGAGCTTTATGCAGAAGTAATATTGCCGCTGGCAGTCGGAAAGACATTTACCTATAGCATTCCGGAATCATTACAGCCACTTGTCCTCCCCGGCAAACGGGTGTGGGTACAATTCGGAAAATCAAAGATTTATACCGGAATCATAA contains:
- a CDS encoding T9SS type A sorting domain-containing protein is translated as MMKKVISLISFFLLLGHVSLFSQELVTPLNENVVLQKIKPDVYRNKRSADTIRLINTAFFDDFSGSSPYPNDSLWLDRFVFINSTLAYRSPTYHVATFDGLNEFGNPYNPVAPNSKGNIADKLTSTYIDLSPFSESDSIYLSFFFQPKGLGDEPESYDSLVLEFKPSRYWNGTLWDSNAWVRVWSVKGSPRKDFRQVIVPVKHYLIDTSQITDTIANFYHDAFQFRFKNYANLSGNLDHWHVTYVYLNRNRSRADTFYKDVAITQRPVSILKNYTSMPWMHFKGNKSMLRQTMKIDVHNFWNKPMNLMGRLNIYDMADTSLILATGTDKVFYRKDTSLTVAFNLPDSLNLGSIVTADTVRLKSVLRNKQTDNRITNNEVFTYNEFVNYYAYDDGSAEMGYGISGTKYAKVANYFKIAPFISSNDSLRGVYIYFNRAKEYVGNTAFNILVWDKGDYNTVPVSYQARVPVITADEPNDFHLFVFDSALSVKNSVYIGWEQNSEFYMNIGVDMNYYRLNEDTFPNVPNPNVFYYVNNQWKPSSSLYGALMIRPVFAENPIGNIKHTSQITEKPLIYPNPASNRVYISGKPDAIYRFYIYDIQGKIQHQGRIEQQMIDVKGLTEGVYFLRLIDEENNSQFNYKLLIK
- a CDS encoding PASTA domain-containing protein: MLIIDFLKSKIFLRNLLVFIIVFSVLIFAGLKFLKVYTHHGESLSVPDFKGSTIEEVEKICKEKNLRYEVIDSVYVPDARYFTVVEQNPKPFSKVKRKRKIYLTICSDTPPRVKLPDIIDVTLRQAVSILQSYGLKLGELEYVPDIGKNLVLKVKKDGRILNPGDYVSKGSKIDLVLGDGLSSEKVAVIDVRGLTYDEAVFALSGIGLNVGAVILSQPVKDTSVCVVYKQYPEPSDVMLPQGDAVDIWLSPPDKLPQPEPK
- a CDS encoding glycosyltransferase family 39 protein, coding for MPKKVNTLKKVPSGKAVAEKKAETKTLSAYIENASISWIIAGLYFFIMLIISFSQHKIGDYGIETDFFWSYVPQADKFLHGSIEIDKYRGPLYPIVLGIFKLFTGNYFSAGMLLAILSASLVLFFVHRLLYNLFNPLVALITTCLVAVNTTFNLYTYSAGTDMFFNCLVSAGIFFLLAHKEFKISHLIFASLFAGLAYLTRYNGIFLFLTILAGLLLINIYRLDRGKRLINSLIFIVIFIAVIAPWGIYTHQKKGKAFWNQNYQNVAYEYLAKDKMGWDEFWYKGNREKYTSLTQVIFKEPKAFFSKAFSNAFEHLSRDLSSLIGWHISIFSLFGLLLLFTKPPDKRQWTYYLANLLFFGVLILVFYSERFSLFLIPFYTVFGVNAIFTENKYLKKAITGSAVLTYGIALLLIIWTFTKSYQYNSENINSGDKNLLKLRDEFRKTEKVEGQGKKIMARKAHIAYYLGLEMTWVDMVPDYYQQVAKIWKAGVDYVSYGIWEMGRGLNFLNDPSKLPPDFKLLAYVSSVNKVVMQKNEDKKTYNIKVEKQPQPALLYKVVMDEPRKTIKKAGEWLSGQIKNPQDSIKILCASPYLPAYCGGKFEQLPDADIQYVLDYAKAKNADYIYLGEIEAAVSPTAYQSFMSRENAGNIVKVLDLSKENSPAVLLKVK